A single window of Flavobacterium aestivum DNA harbors:
- the trpA gene encoding tryptophan synthase subunit alpha, with translation MNRINQKIQEDKKILSIYFSAGYPNLNDTVQIVQDLEKSGIDMIEIGLPFSDPLADGPTIQESSTQALHNGMTTQILFDQLKDIRQSVTIPLVIMGYFNPMLQYGVENFCKKCAEIGIDGLIIPDLPVDVYAEQYKAIFDKYGLINIFLITPQTSEERIRFIDSVTDGFIYMVSSASVTGSQAGFGDIQETYFKRIADMNLKNPQIVGFGIKNEETFNQATQFAKGAIIGSAFIKHLTENGAGKIKEFVKAIR, from the coding sequence ATGAATCGAATAAATCAAAAAATACAAGAAGACAAAAAAATACTTTCCATTTACTTTTCAGCTGGATATCCCAACCTAAATGACACCGTACAAATCGTTCAGGATTTAGAAAAAAGTGGTATTGATATGATTGAGATTGGATTGCCGTTCAGTGATCCTTTGGCTGATGGACCAACGATTCAAGAGAGTTCGACCCAAGCTTTGCATAACGGTATGACAACACAAATCTTGTTTGATCAATTGAAAGACATTCGCCAAAGCGTAACCATTCCGTTAGTTATTATGGGGTATTTCAACCCGATGTTACAATACGGAGTAGAGAATTTCTGTAAAAAATGTGCCGAAATAGGAATCGATGGTTTAATCATTCCTGATCTTCCGGTAGATGTATATGCAGAACAATACAAAGCCATTTTCGATAAATACGGACTAATCAATATCTTCTTGATTACGCCACAAACTTCAGAAGAGCGCATTCGTTTTATTGACAGTGTTACAGATGGATTCATCTACATGGTGAGTTCAGCGAGTGTAACGGGATCACAGGCAGGTTTTGGAGACATACAAGAAACTTATTTCAAACGCATTGCTGACATGAATTTGAAAAACCCACAAATAGTTGGTTTTGGAATTAAAAACGAAGAAACCTTCAATCAAGCTACTCAATTTGCCAAAGGTGCCATCATCGGAAGTGCTTTCATCAAGCATTTGACTGAAAATGGAGCCGGAAAAATTAAAGAGTTTGTGAAAGCAATCCGATAA
- the trpB gene encoding tryptophan synthase subunit beta yields MSYNVNEKGYYGEFGGAYIPEMLYPNVEELRQNYLKITSDPEFQAEFDALLRDYVGRPTPLYFAERLSKQYNTKIYLKREDLCHTGAHKVNNTIGQILLAKRLGKKRIIAETGAGQHGVATATVCALMGLECIVYMGEIDIKRQAPNVARMKMLGAEVRPALSGSKTLKDATNEAIRDWINNPVDTYYIIGSVVGPHPYPDMVARFQSVISKEIKGQLLEKEGRENPDYVIACVGGGSNAAGAYYHFLDNPDVNIIAVEAAGLGVDSGESAATSALGKIGIIHGSKTLLMQTPDGQITEPYSISAGLDYPGVGPLHAHLFASGRAQFVSITDEQAMNFGLQLCKTEGIIPAIESAHAFAVLNEMKFKKDDIVVINLSGRGDKDLNTYIDYFKL; encoded by the coding sequence ATGTCATACAACGTAAACGAAAAAGGCTATTACGGCGAATTTGGAGGAGCTTACATTCCAGAAATGTTATACCCAAACGTAGAAGAATTACGCCAAAACTATTTAAAAATAACATCAGACCCTGAGTTTCAAGCAGAGTTTGATGCATTACTAAGAGATTATGTGGGACGTCCTACCCCATTGTATTTTGCAGAACGTTTATCAAAACAATACAACACCAAAATCTATCTCAAAAGAGAAGATTTGTGTCATACAGGCGCACACAAAGTCAACAATACCATCGGGCAAATTTTATTAGCCAAACGATTGGGCAAAAAACGCATCATTGCCGAAACCGGTGCAGGTCAACACGGTGTGGCAACAGCAACTGTTTGTGCCTTGATGGGATTGGAGTGTATCGTATATATGGGAGAAATAGACATCAAGCGTCAAGCACCCAATGTAGCTAGAATGAAAATGCTAGGTGCAGAAGTTCGTCCAGCACTTTCGGGATCTAAGACCCTAAAAGACGCTACGAACGAAGCCATTCGTGATTGGATCAACAATCCGGTTGACACGTATTACATCATAGGATCTGTTGTAGGACCTCATCCTTATCCAGATATGGTGGCACGATTCCAATCGGTTATTTCAAAAGAAATCAAAGGACAATTATTAGAAAAAGAAGGTCGTGAAAACCCAGATTATGTAATTGCTTGTGTAGGTGGCGGTAGCAACGCCGCAGGTGCTTACTATCATTTTCTAGACAATCCAGATGTAAACATCATAGCTGTTGAAGCCGCTGGTTTAGGCGTAGATTCTGGCGAGAGTGCTGCAACTTCGGCTTTAGGAAAAATAGGTATCATTCACGGAAGTAAAACTCTTTTGATGCAAACACCAGACGGTCAAATCACCGAACCCTATTCTATCTCAGCAGGTCTTGATTATCCGGGTGTTGGTCCACTACACGCGCATTTGTTCGCCTCAGGAAGAGCACAATTTGTCTCTATCACTGATGAGCAAGCAATGAACTTTGGATTACAACTTTGCAAAACAGAAGGTATTATTCCGGCTATCGAAAGTGCCCATGCTTTTGCCGTTCTTAACGAAATGAAATTCAAAAAAGACGACATTGTGGTAATCAACCTTTCTGGAAGAGGTGACAAGGATTTGAACACTTATATTGATTATTTCAAATTGTAG
- a CDS encoding DUF1772 domain-containing protein: MKKTNMNICLIFQIVAVLATGLVAGLFYGYSCSVNSGLGNLSDEKYLEAFQSINRVIQNPMFFLSFMGSVFILPISSYLMYRNGVSTSFYLLIGATLVYLISVFGVTVVGNVPLNDQLDKFSILSATANEISAMRKAFETPWNAYHSVRTIGSVLSFVLAVLSIIKLKI, translated from the coding sequence ATGAAAAAAACTAATATGAATATTTGCTTAATTTTTCAGATAGTAGCTGTTTTGGCTACAGGTTTAGTGGCTGGTCTTTTTTATGGATATAGCTGTTCTGTAAACTCAGGATTAGGAAATCTTTCAGACGAGAAATATCTGGAAGCATTTCAATCTATAAACAGAGTAATCCAAAACCCTATGTTCTTCTTGAGCTTTATGGGTAGCGTTTTTATATTGCCAATTTCAAGTTATTTGATGTATAGAAACGGAGTATCTACCTCATTTTATCTTTTGATAGGTGCAACCCTGGTTTATTTAATTAGTGTTTTTGGAGTTACTGTTGTGGGTAATGTTCCGTTGAATGATCAATTAGACAAGTTCTCAATTTTGTCAGCCACGGCAAACGAAATTTCGGCAATGCGAAAAGCTTTTGAAACACCTTGGAATGCTTATCATTCCGTTAGAACTATTGGTTCTGTACTATCGTTTGTTTTGGCTGTTTTATCTATAATCAAACTAAAGATTTAG
- a CDS encoding c-type cytochrome gives MKNSKLAILLFICMAIVSCKPKIYSTNGETIYKTGKNIKGEKMLDKSASRITIVSSCITCHGKNGDRMNGLSIQFSSLSNPNNFTIPYNDSLVYRFLDDDLKSDGTKADIGVIWKMNDQDKKDLLDYLKTL, from the coding sequence ATGAAAAATTCAAAATTAGCTATCCTACTGTTTATTTGTATGGCAATTGTTTCTTGTAAGCCAAAGATTTACTCAACCAACGGTGAAACCATTTACAAAACAGGAAAAAATATAAAAGGTGAAAAAATGCTTGACAAGAGCGCTTCAAGAATAACAATAGTAAGCAGTTGCATTACTTGTCACGGAAAAAATGGAGATAGAATGAATGGTCTCTCTATACAATTTAGTTCTTTGTCTAATCCAAATAACTTTACAATTCCCTACAATGACAGTTTAGTGTATCGTTTCCTTGACGATGATTTAAAGAGTGATGGTACAAAAGCTGATATTGGAGTAATTTGGAAAATGAATGACCAAGACAAAAAAGACCTTTTAGACTACTTGAAAACATTGTGA
- a CDS encoding gamma-glutamylcyclotransferase family protein — MQKLFAYGTLKNEEVQENLFERILHGTPETLIGYELNEIQIEEEFGIAHYPIIMETKDSNDTISGILYEVTMKELHQVDLYEGLHYKRVEVTLQSNQKAWTYSAF, encoded by the coding sequence ATGCAAAAATTATTCGCTTATGGCACCCTGAAAAATGAGGAGGTACAAGAAAACCTTTTTGAGCGCATTCTTCACGGAACTCCAGAAACATTGATTGGTTATGAATTAAATGAAATCCAAATCGAAGAAGAATTTGGAATAGCACATTATCCTATCATTATGGAAACAAAAGATTCCAATGATACCATCAGCGGGATTTTATATGAAGTTACAATGAAAGAGCTTCATCAAGTCGATTTGTATGAAGGATTGCATTACAAACGTGTGGAAGTAACACTACAATCAAATCAAAAAGCTTGGACTTATAGTGCCTTCTAG
- a CDS encoding LysE family translocator, with translation MTGIIHYETFILTGILLNITPGNDTIFILSRSMAQGKKAGFMSVLGIATGSLIHTILAAFGLSIIIAKSILVFSIIKYAGAAYLLYIGYQMLTDKKSLNTDTSFSEKSINLKKIYRDGVITNVLNPKVALFFISFLPQFIDSSVSSTVLPFIKLGVTFTVTGTIWCLILANFASFIFSKLKHNKTLSNYINKTCGAVLIGLGIKVALSNKN, from the coding sequence ATGACTGGAATTATTCATTATGAGACATTTATCTTGACTGGAATACTTTTAAATATTACTCCAGGAAATGATACTATCTTTATATTAAGCAGAAGCATGGCTCAAGGGAAAAAAGCAGGTTTTATGTCTGTATTGGGTATTGCAACAGGATCCTTAATCCATACCATTCTTGCTGCTTTTGGTCTATCCATCATTATTGCCAAATCAATATTGGTTTTTAGCATTATTAAATATGCCGGAGCTGCTTATTTATTATACATCGGTTACCAAATGCTAACGGATAAAAAGAGTCTCAATACTGACACTTCTTTTTCCGAGAAATCAATAAACCTGAAAAAAATATATAGAGATGGGGTTATAACCAATGTCCTAAACCCAAAAGTAGCTTTGTTTTTTATTTCATTTCTTCCTCAGTTTATTGATTCCAGTGTTTCGAGTACTGTTTTACCCTTTATAAAACTTGGAGTAACATTTACGGTAACAGGAACAATATGGTGTTTAATCCTGGCAAATTTTGCCTCATTTATTTTTTCAAAATTAAAACACAATAAAACCCTCTCCAATTATATAAACAAAACTTGTGGAGCAGTCTTGATAGGACTTGGAATCAAAGTAGCCCTGTCAAACAAAAACTAA
- a CDS encoding carbon-nitrogen hydrolase family protein, whose amino-acid sequence MILAAAQTKPKRGDIESNLLDHYRLVKLAATNGAQLIVFPELSITGYEKEDAARLAFDENDTRLNHFKKLATENNITIIAGAPIRIQSDLFLGEFCIAPNDSVSIYTKQFLHTGEDMYYQSSFNYNPMLEIENERISCAICADIDNPKHPENASKNNSSTYVASIFFSPNGIPQAHQSLQSYASQYQMNVLMANFGGDSYGSPSGGRSAFWNNKGELIAQMGDSGSGLLLIEKQNTDWTSKILND is encoded by the coding sequence ATGATTTTAGCAGCTGCCCAAACCAAACCTAAACGAGGAGATATAGAATCCAATCTTTTAGATCATTATCGCCTGGTAAAATTGGCTGCCACAAATGGTGCTCAATTAATTGTATTTCCGGAACTGTCTATTACAGGATATGAAAAAGAAGATGCCGCACGATTAGCTTTTGATGAAAATGATACCCGATTAAATCATTTTAAAAAATTAGCCACCGAAAATAATATTACAATAATTGCCGGAGCACCGATACGCATACAATCAGATTTGTTTTTGGGCGAATTTTGTATAGCCCCAAATGATTCTGTTTCTATATATACCAAACAATTTCTTCACACAGGAGAAGATATGTATTATCAATCATCCTTCAATTACAATCCGATGCTTGAAATAGAGAATGAAAGAATCTCCTGTGCTATTTGCGCCGATATTGATAATCCGAAGCATCCGGAAAATGCCAGCAAAAATAACAGTTCTACTTATGTTGCCAGTATATTCTTTTCGCCAAATGGGATTCCGCAAGCACATCAATCCTTACAGAGTTATGCCTCTCAATACCAAATGAATGTTCTAATGGCTAATTTTGGAGGAGACTCCTACGGAAGTCCTTCAGGTGGTCGTTCCGCTTTTTGGAACAACAAAGGAGAATTGATTGCCCAAATGGGTGATTCGGGTTCCGGATTACTGCTCATAGAAAAACAAAATACCGACTGGACCAGTAAAATACTAAATGATTAA
- a CDS encoding phosphoribosylanthranilate isomerase: MKLKICGMKYPDNILEVGSLLPDYMGFIFWEKSARYFDGVIPDLPKSIKKVGVFVNENIPVIEEKIAKYDLQAIQLHGQESIEFCSELKSKIDPSIEIFKVFSADENFDFSVLKAYEPVCDYFLFDTKGKLPGGNGTTFDWKILEKYPSTKPFFLSGGIGIEELDSINEISKTNLPVYAIDVNSKFEIEPGLKNISLLKKIKKCHTT; the protein is encoded by the coding sequence ATGAAACTCAAAATCTGCGGAATGAAATACCCTGACAATATACTCGAAGTAGGCTCGCTCCTACCCGATTATATGGGATTTATATTTTGGGAGAAATCGGCTCGGTATTTTGATGGAGTCATACCAGATTTGCCAAAATCAATTAAAAAAGTGGGCGTTTTCGTGAATGAAAACATTCCTGTAATTGAAGAAAAAATAGCAAAATATGATTTGCAGGCCATTCAATTACACGGACAGGAATCTATTGAATTTTGTTCAGAACTGAAAAGCAAGATTGACCCTTCTATCGAAATCTTCAAAGTATTTTCGGCAGACGAGAATTTTGATTTTAGTGTTCTAAAAGCTTACGAGCCCGTTTGTGATTATTTCCTTTTTGACACCAAAGGCAAATTACCGGGTGGAAACGGAACCACTTTTGATTGGAAAATATTAGAAAAATACCCCTCGACAAAACCCTTCTTCCTTAGTGGCGGAATTGGAATCGAGGAATTAGATTCCATAAACGAAATTTCAAAAACCAATTTACCGGTTTATGCCATCGATGTAAACAGTAAATTTGAAATTGAACCTGGATTAAAAAATATATCATTATTAAAAAAAATAAAAAAATGTCATACAACGTAA